The Labeo rohita strain BAU-BD-2019 chromosome 14, IGBB_LRoh.1.0, whole genome shotgun sequence genomic interval aagctggctgttcacagagtgctgtatccaagcatgttatcagaaagttgagtggaagaaaaagatgcacaatcaaccgagagaaccgcagccttgagaggcttgtcaagcaaaatcaattcaagaatttgggtgaacttcacaaggaacagagtgaggctggggtcaaggcaccaagagccaccacacacagacgtgtcaaggaatttggctacagttgtcgtatttctcttgttaagccactcctgaaccacagacgacgtcagaggcgtcttacctgggctaaggagaagaagaaatgttgtccagtggtccaaagtcctctttttcagatgagagctttttgaaagttttatatttcatttggaaaccaaggtccccAAGTTGCTttaagtccagtgttaagtttccacagtctgtgatgatttggggtgcaatgtcatctgctggtgttggtccactgggttttttgaaaaccaaagtcactgcacccgtttaccaagaaattttagagcacttcatgcttccttctgctgaccagctttttaaagatgctgatttcattttccagcaggatttggcacctgcccacactgccaaaagcaccaaaagttggttaaatgaccatggtgttggtgtgcttgactggccagcaaacttaccagacctgaaccccatagagcatctatggggtattgtcaagagaaaaatgagaaacaagagaccaaaaaatgcagatgagctgaaggccactgtcaaagaaacctgggcttccataccacctcagcagtgccacagactgatcacctccgtGCCACGccaaattgaggcagtaattaaagcaaaaggagcccctaccaagtattgagtacatatacagtaaatgaacatactttccagaaggccaacaattcactaaaaatgtttttttattggtcttatgaagtattctaatttgttgagatgagATGAATTTGTTGAGTGAATTGGTGgggttttgttaaatgtgagccaaaatcatcacagttaaaagaaccaaagacttaaactacttcagtctgtgtgcactgaatttatttaatacacgagtttcacaatttgagttactgaaataaatgaacttttccacaacatcctaatttattgagatgcacctgtatatatataggAAATCGCAACTGAAATCCTTATGCAATATGTATCTAAAACTAATTGAATATGCTTAAGGTAATGGCTCAAgcctaaaatataaataattgccACAATAATATAATGATTAATAGGAGTACAGAAATGTTTAGATTTAAATTGTtgatggttattttattttacagtcattATTATctgaatacaaataaatatagttattttattttttacaaacaaactaattaatacatacatacatgcttgaatgaatgagtgaatgaatgctttcctgtatataaaatattttttatactttaaaatatttaaaatgtctttgacCAGGACAGGATGCAACAAGGACAACTTGTAAGttagataaatgttttttaactgcagtttgtactaaaaaaaaatgtgagagaCTGCCTATGGTTCTTACactcaaaacaaaaatggtgaTAAATAGCACTTAAAGTGGTTCATTGGCTCGTAATCATAGGGTAACCACTTTTAGCGCTGTATGTCACCTGTCTTTAAATGTGTTATAGTCAAATAGAGCTATGTAGAACCATAAGACGAACATGTTATCTTCAGGAAATAGACTTtgttgtaatgtcttttttttaatccattccCCAGCTAAACTAAGAGGCTAAGAGAGTTGTGTGACAGTGGAGCTACAGTGTATATAACACCTTAACCACCTCAATGAACCGCTGAAAAACCACtcaagaacctttttttttcatgtgtatggtctaaaacattttcatgagGACTTTTGTTTTGATAACACTTGTTTGCGAACTTCAACTAGTGGTGTATGTTTGCACAAAAACTAGAGCTGTTTGCTGGAGCTGATCCAGGTCATCAGGTTTAGTGTTAGGTGAGAGCAAACACTTCACCATTCATGATGTTTCTGTCACATCTGCTCAGGCActaaagatttaaaatgcacaGAGAATTCAAAGTCCACCCCAAATAACCATCACAACCATGATGTAAACTTATAGAAATcttttaatgataaataaatataatccaaaaatatattaagcatcTCAGTGTGAGACATACAAGTGTGGAATCTGCTTTTTAACGATACATTGGTAACATGAGTGGTTTTCCTGACAAAGATTAAGACTGAAATTCCTAGCATACTTAACAAAGTGAAAAATCTACTCGAAAGCCCCTGTGTTGTTGCATAAGGCTCAATCTTAATCAGGGAAACCACCTCTCTTTCCAGGAACGGAGCTGTTATGAGGGTGGCAGTGCTGGCATCTCACCACAAGGTGATGGTATAACAAAATGAATACATGTTGTAGATAACTGATATCTTATTTACCTAAACAAGCTGTTACCCTGttcctaaaaacatgttatgaaCAATCCTTTAACAGATCCTCAAGTTAAAATAAGCAAGAAAACGTtcaataaataatcaataaatagaACAGCAGGAGCAGCGGAGCATGTGAGCCTCTTCTCTGCTGTGGCTTGGTCAGGTAGTGTCATACACACAGTCTCTTCACTCTTTCATCTCTACACCTGACTGGCATAGAtctagaaaaaagaaaagtaggTCGTTAACACACCGCTTGTTATCTCCAGAAGGACCTTTTTTCATTACAATGAACAGCTAAAGAAAAGCACCACTTTTAGACGTCTaaaacttataaataaataactatatagttctttatccaccttatttttcctgtgaGATCGAGCGCGgcaatttgtaaattttatgggtctggcttccggtctcatccacatccagcttTTTAgcgtacaaaacagcttgttttgctgcttgatgttgcagactggtgtgttttaccatataattttaatgtaatatcttaattatgaacacactggtttgtagtgcaaaaagTTTTACGGTTTACTACATGCTGTTACTCAGCGGCTaataaaccggaagtctcgccaaTAGGCTTACTTAGGCGTCGAAGAATAAGGTGGACACAAAACtttaacatcaaaatcaacagaaAATATTAGAAAGTATAAAccaaaattatatgtatatatatatatatgtgtgtgcgtgaaGAAATTGAGGGACATTTCAGGATTGTATTGAACTAACCTTTTCCAGCAGAGTTTGAAAATTCTCCACAAATATTCCGTCGTCAACCTTCTTGTACGCGTCACATGATTTGCACTGAGCTTTCTGAAACAGAACATTGCACAAGTCAGAACTGTATGCAGTAACATTgaattattacagtttatacaAAATAGTCCagcagttatttttattgttttgcttttcCTCACCTGTTTCTCTTCAGATTTGCAAGTGGACACAGCGTTCACCTGTTAAGATGAAGAAGAACGAGAAATAGATGAGCGTTTCTTATTTCTGAGGTGCACAGGTATGCAAAATCATGTATGCATTGACAGCAATGCACTATGCccaaaaacataataaacacacacttACAATGAGTTTTTTGCGAAGCTCGTTAAAGATGAACTTCTGTGTCCGTTTTAGCTTGCTATCAGTGACTGACAGGTGATTCACTTGGGAGCGAAAACATTCCAGAGCAGATGCAACACAGCAGTCCTGTGTAAAGAAACAAAGCCAACTGTTAACAAAAAACcagcaaacaaaaatatgttcaaagaacattttgctgatgttaagaaacataattactgaatgttttctgaacattccatttttaaaaaactttgttACTTTGTTACATACAAACATTCCATTTAACAGCCTGCAAACATTCTATTGACATCATTGGAATAACGCTTGGTCATAACTGAGAATGCTCCCTAACAGCCATTATCATCTTAATGAGTTTTGCAGTCAGattggaatgtttttttgtgcaaaccCTGCGTTAAAGGCTCTCGGTTCCCCAGCCACGAGCTCTTTCTCTTCCTGTCTGTATTGTATGCAGAAATCTATACATCTTGACGCTAAATTTCCCTTCTGCTCTAGCAGTTTTCACAGAAACTCTGAGGAAACACTTTCTTTCCAcgcagaaaaacacaaaatgttttccGAGTCGAGAGTGTACTTTTTCTTTGTCATAAAGGCGGTGAGCACCAAATGCAACTATGCATTATatgtagttataataataataataataataatatgaaaaaaagagtGCAATTATGAAATAGGCCAAATCTGTTTTAGCAGCTCTATTCTCACTCCCCGTTCGGCTGTTCTCGTATTACTCATCATATTTCTCCTAAATGAAGCATACTTTCTCCTGACCGACTTGCACAAAATGACTTTTAATCTAAAAAAGGGAGCAATTACAAAACGAGAGGGTGTTTGCCAAGAAAAGCATGACTAAAAATCGTTATTTCTGTACCGATTGATGGATTCAGTGAAATGTAGATCATTTGAATGTAATCAACCCACGTTTGAAAATCAGTTGTGTTTGTACTGAAACTTGTCCTGTGTTGTAAGGTGGGCTGtataatgacagaaatgtgTCTATATTACGGCAGGCCGAATCACTGAGTCATGCAGAAACCGCTGTGAAGCAAGCCTAATGATGTGGTCATATTAGACTGCCGATGACATCCAGTGGATACTGAATGTATGGAAAAGAAGAGAAGACAAATCGTTTCTTACCTGCAGATCATTGATGGTCGGTGAGTTCAAAGTTGTGGTTttgacctttatttttaaaagcagaaGAAAAAGTGGATTAAAAATTGAtcaattttatgtaaaaataatgtggAATCCGTAGATGTTTAGAAGCCAGCTTACCATTCCCTGTTTGATCTTGTCGAGTTCATGTATAACTTTGCCAAGCATGAGCATCTTTTGTGACTCCTCTGCCTGCACTGCGAGCCAACAAACCactgcaaacacaaaacacacagacGCCTTCATGTTGAAGCTGCAAAGTTTCTTCTGTATCTTCTCTAAAGCTACTTGGATTGATGTCCGTCATACTGTCAACAGGTACACAATCACCTTTATATAAGAATCCTTGAGGACGCTGGAAAACCGCTTCTTGTGGAGATTGGAAAACTCAATTTTACAATGACTAATTAGTTTTTCTTTTCCACTGGCCATTCGTCACGACTGTCAGTTGACGAAGATGTAATCGAGAGGCGCGTGCGCGGGGGTGTACGGATgcactgtgtgtgtttctctgtgtgtgtgtgtgtgtgtgtgtgtgtgtgaacctgACCCAGACTTTCTGCACACTTGGCAGGAAACTACAAAATGCTGTCAGTTCCTCTTCTCATTCTGAATCAGCACCagaaacatgtgtgtgtgtgacttagGTGCGGCATCATCAAGCAAGTGGATATGAAAAGGTGCTTTTTTCTTTGTGGCTTCCCACACAAACCATATTGATTATAGACAAAAACAGGAAGTTTAATGTACTTTTCTTCTTGCGAGATAAGAATAGATCGACCtggaaatgaaatatttgcACCCAAAACCTGCAGGGCATTAAATGACATCAGGTATATGGCCTTTAGAAATACAAGAGCACCTGTGTTTGGATGTTTAACCTGCTTGCGGCCAGGGCTTTTAtagttacaaaaatatatatacgttcatttatttatttatttattttatttcaggtagcTGCTAAAGCATCATTTCACTTTTCATTTAGTTTGACttcatgtactaaaataactaactgAAGCTGAAATTTAAAAACGTCTAATTtctaatctaaaaataataaaactaaatgactaaaaattaaaatttaaatgacaaaactgaatcaatacattaataaaaacttagacaaattagacaaaaaacaacacagttaCTACcactttaaaatcaaaatggaaactaaaaacaaaaacaaaaacaaaaacatcatgtttcatcattttaatagaAACTATCATAGTATCTCGACGATACTAAAAAACACGGTTTGTGGCTTCAGTTCCACAGTGTCACGACACGCTTCGAAAGACCCGAAGGCTCAGCGCGGCAGAACAGGAAATGAGATCACAACGGGCTTGTGAACGAGCCCCATCGGCGGCCAATCGTAGGCCACGCTGAACGGGAAGTGGTGGGCAGAGGTTGGTGGCTGTCATACTTATTGGGGAAGGCCCTAGTGACCCCCAGACAGGACAGGTTCATGCTGGGGATTCCTCCCTTTACGAAGATCATGGAAGACAATTTTGTTCAGGTTGAATACTGAATGATTCAAAACTTTCCTCTGCCAGTCATGTCTAGATCTGAATGATTTCCCTCAACCTGGAAAGCacaatgtgtgtgtgggttGAGGCATGAGAATGTGGGTGGGGGTCTAGGGGTAAATCAATATTGTGACATCAATAAAGCATGTCATCTTCCAATTAATGATTTCACAGATGTGTTTTCTGTGGCTGAT includes:
- the il21 gene encoding interleukin-21 isoform X3 — translated: MKASVCFVFAVVCWLAVQAEESQKMLMLGKVIHELDKIKQGMVKTTTLNSPTINDLQDCCVASALECFRSQVNHLSVTDSKLKRTQKFIFNELRKKLIVNAVSTCKSEEKQVRKSKTIKITAGLFCINCNNSMLLHTVLTCAMFCFRKLSANHVTRTRRLTTEYLWRIFKLCWKRSMPVRCRDERVKRLCV
- the il21 gene encoding interleukin-21 isoform X1, which gives rise to MKASVCFVFAVVCWLAVQAEESQKMLMLGKVIHELDKIKQGMVKTTTLNSPTINDLQDCCVASALECFRSQVNHLSVTDSKLKRTQKFIFNELRKKLIVNAVSTCKSEEKQVRKSKTIKITAGLFCINCNNSMLLHTVLTCAMFCFRKLSANHVTRTRRLTTEYLWRIFKLCWKRLVQYNPEMSLNFFTHTHIYIYTYNFGLYFLIFSVDFDVKVLCPPYSSTPK
- the il21 gene encoding interleukin-21 isoform X4, whose translation is MKASVCFVFAVVCWLAVQAEESQKMLMLGKVIHELDKIKQGMVKTTTLNSPTINDLQDCCVASALECFRSQVNHLSVTDSKLKRTQKFIFNELRKKLIVNAVSTCKSEEKQKAQCKSCDAYKKVDDGIFVENFQTLLEKIYASQV
- the il21 gene encoding interleukin-21 isoform X2, with amino-acid sequence MLMLGKVIHELDKIKQGMVKTTTLNSPTINDLQDCCVASALECFRSQVNHLSVTDSKLKRTQKFIFNELRKKLIVNAVSTCKSEEKQVRKSKTIKITAGLFCINCNNSMLLHTVLTCAMFCFRKLSANHVTRTRRLTTEYLWRIFKLCWKRLVQYNPEMSLNFFTHTHIYIYTYNFGLYFLIFSVDFDVKVLCPPYSSTPK